A region of the Chroicocephalus ridibundus chromosome 1, bChrRid1.1, whole genome shotgun sequence genome:
ctttccttctccttgtgCTGTTGGGAACGGTCTCACTTCtcctgggggaggggagaagaacaGGCCAGGCTTGCAACAGCTCAGATCAGCTTCAAGccacctcttctctcttcctctagTATCTTGGCAGTCGGACACCAGAAAAAGTGAAGTCAAAGATCCTGGAGCTGATGTACAGCTGGACGCTAGGGCTGCCTCACGAGGTGAAGATCTCAGAGGCCTACCAGATGCTGAAGAAACAAGGTGAGAGACAGTGCTCTAGAAGGAGAAGGTGGACAGATGGTTtgccctccttcctttttttgtctggGTAGAATCTGAAACAGACTCTCCCTTTCCTGTGCCCAGACCCAGCACGTCCATCAGTCTGCCTGATtcagcagcaggggcaggcaaAGGAGCAGGCTCCTGGGGGCTCCTAGCTGGGCAGAGGGGGTTGCTGGTGGTCTGAGGAGtttggtgggatggaggagacatctgcttgctgctggaggagatggggcactggaaggggctggggctggagggctgCGAGTGCTTTGGCAGTTAATGCTGGATTTTTCTAAGGTAGGATATTAATGGAGAGCAGGGGGCAATTCTTGCATGAAAACACAATCCAGGATCATGAGTAGTGGGAACAGACCCAAACACCCTCAGTCCCAgctgggtttggtggtttgttaGGGAAGAAATGACGTAGGTGGCAGTGCCATCCCCAGTGGGTGAGGCTTCCTGACTTCTCCATTGGTCTCCACTGCAGGGATCGTGAAATGTGACCCAAAACTGCCTGACGACACTCCTTTTCCGCCTCCTCCCCCTCGGCCCAAGAACATCATCTTTGATGATGAAGAGAAATCCAAGGTAAGGGCTCTGTGCAAGGAGAGGAACAGGAGGCAACATCTTCCCTGCGCCAGGATCTCCTGTCCTGTTGGGGTGGAGATCCGGAAAGAGTCAAACCCCCTGCTCCATGTGTTGTGCTTCAGAAAATGCATCACAGGAAAGATGAGGGCCTGCTCCAAAATCATGGCAAAGGAAACAGCCAGAGGTGGGGAATGTGGGTCTGTTTGACCTTTGGAGCGCTTAGCTGCAGGGTGGTGCAAAGGGTGAAGCGCTGACATTAGCCCAGCAGATTCTGGGAGGTTTGCTGCTGTGTGGTCTCCAGGCTTCTGAGTTATCTGGCCAGGAGGTTTAAATCCCAGccccagatgctgctgctgttatctcttccccacccccagcactgCAAATTGCTTATTGCCTAACTACTTATACCCTCCTGGACCCATCTTGTATTGTCTTTCCATCAGAATTGCATCACCGCTCAGGCAAGCCTGCCTTCTGATACATTTAAGCAAGTATTAGGCTCCTCTGGGTCTACTTCTGCAGCAGAAGTTTGCCGCAGGGGTCACAGTGTGCAAATGAGGATTTGTAGGTGGCCAGTGGGACTGTTCACTGACTACAGAAGGAGAGGGAAAGTGGGAGCTCTCCCTCTTCACCAATTGCACTGGCAAAGAGGCATGTGAAGAGGTCTGAGTAGGAGTCCATTACAATCACGTGGCAATTGCTGCGTTAAACTagactttctctctttctcagtaCTAGTCCTGCTGTGCTCCGGGGTCTCCATGGTGCATAatgggctggcaggagcaggttTTGGATGGCAGGGGTTCTTCAGGGGAAGACCTATCTTACATAACCAGAACCACAATAGGAAAAGGAAGACCAGTTGTACTTCTTCTCTCCCTGGTCTCTGATAGCCCATGGGCTCTTGTGGCTGGGCTTTCAAACAGCTGGCTTTGTCCGCTGCCTCCGTGAGATACAGGTTTGGGGCAGAGGTAACTCCACTCGTTCTAGTGTTGCAAGAGTGACTCTGGCTTGGGCTCAAGAGATAACCTTCTCTTTTGCAGATACTGGCTCGTCTTCTGAAAAGTTCCCATCCTGAGGACCTCCGGGCTGCCAACAAGCTCATCAAGGAGATGGTTCAGGAGGTGAGACTGGGAagaaggggagctggggggatCATGGTCTGGGTGGCAGTGGTTAGCACCAAGGAAGCAGTGGCTCTCTGTCCTCATGCAGAGGAGCTTCTGCCAAAAATTTTGTGGTAGCAGCTGCGAAAGAGTCCTTGTGTGATTTCTGACATCCCTTGGCTACCCAGAGAAATGCCTCTGGGTGCTTTCGGTGGCCCAAGCCCTGCTGTAGCACTAGATCTGCTGCAATGCCACTCATGTCTGGCAGGTGCTGCCCCAGAGGTGATCTGGAGTTTTCCACTGAAGTGGGAGCTGTTTTGAGGGCAGTGTTGTTGTGACTCAGTCCAGGGAGTTGGTGTGTTGGCTggcccagccttcctcctctccaagTTGCAGAAAAGAGCAAGGACATCCTTCCCCATGTGCTTCCCCTCCAGGACCAGAAGCGCATGGAGAAGATCTCCAAGAGGGTGAATGCTATTGAGGAGGTGAACAACAATGTGAAGCTGCTGACAGAGATGGTGACAAACTACAGCAAGGGGGAGACAACGGAGAGCAATGAGGACCTAATGAAGGTGAGGAAAGGCCATCCCAGCATCCGTCCTGAGTTTGGCAGATGGGTGACCCTTATCCCCTCAAGTTCCTCCTGCGTCTTTTGCACCCCCAGCTGAGCATCCTGCTGCTCGCCTCAGCaaccctttctcctctccctcaggAGCTGTATCAGCGCTGCGAGCGCATGAGGCCCATGCTTTTCCGGCTTGCCAGTGACACAGAAGACAATGATGAAGCTCTGGGTAAGCATATCTGGCCTTTCTCATTCTGTCTCCTTCTCCCTCCGTCTTCTTTCAGGGACTCTGTGCTTGGGCTGATCATGGCATGGCATCCATCAGCAGCCGCTGCTCTGTTTCGGGTGGCTGTTCACTGTCTGTGGCTTGGCACTAAGCAGGGACACGTGGCAGCAATCAGGAGTGTTGCGGCTTCCTCCACTTCACTGTAGGAGCAAGGCTTGTGCTTGTCCTGCTGAGACTGCCATGGAGGTGTCGATGTACCCTCATGCAGTTCACAGCAATAATTGCAAAAATGCTATCTGCAGTGGGCTGCTGTCAGCTCCTTGGGCCTTGCTTTGAGGGAATAGACAAAGTTGGGGTATAAAAGTCACTCACTTTGTTTCTTTACGATTTTCAAGCTTAACTCCCACCTATTCCATTTCAGCGGAGATCCTGCAAGCCAATGACAATCTGACACAGGTGATCAATCTCTACAAGCAGCTTGTGCGGGGAGAAGAGATCAATGGGGAGACGGTGTCTGGTCCCCTTCGAGGTGAGGAGACTTGGGGAATGGTGACAGGAAGGTCAAGCAGAGGGGACCCTGTTGCTGGTTTCCAACAATGtaagagaagactgagaaaagTGGAAAGGTGAAACCTGCAGGTCAGAGTGGGGCTGGTGAGATGAGGAAATGGCTTGTGTAAATGACTGATGCATGAAGAGAGGGAATTggaaggaagagcagaggggGAATTCCCTGTCCCAGATGTGAGGAAGGATGGTAACTGGCATCAGTACACCAGATAAGGACTGGataaattttctgtctttcagcttGTTCTTTCTTTGCAGGCAGCACCTCAGCCCTTCTGGATCTGTCGGGCCTGGATCTTCCGGCAACAGGCCCATCCTACCCAGCCATGCCCACCCTTTCAGGTGGCTCAGCAGTCCCTGTGCCTGACCAAGCTGGCTCTGTCTCCCTGCTGGATGATGAACTCATGTCTTTAGGTGAGAAGGCCAGAGCAAAAGCTCACTATTCTCTCCTTGACTCTAGACGGTCTGCGTAGATGTATCTCCTTGTGGCAGGAGCACAAATGAGGAAGAGCTCTGGGAGAGGTGAAAGACCGAGAGGTAGCCTTTACTTAGTGTGAGGGAGAAGGATGGAAAAACCCTACTGTGACTCTGAACTTGAGTCCCATGCTGTTTTCCTGGCTAGTCAGAGAGAGCCTGCAGGGACATGTCCTCTGATTTGCTCTGGGAAAACTGACACAGCAGGTAAATCAAGAGTGATGCAATGGCCATCCCTAGATGGGATCACAAGGGTGGATCACCCCCAGCTCCTCATGTTTACTCCATGCAGTTGAAGTCACAAGCATCAACAGATGCATGGGACTTCCAGAAGTGCTCACGTGGAAGTCTTGTGAGGTGCCAGTCCTAGAAGGGTCTAGAATCCTGCTTTTTCCAACAAAGAGTCTGTTTCCTAAGATAGGTGCTTTGAGTACAACAGCATGAAGTAGACCGCGTGGTCAGTGGGGCTTGTCAGCCCAGTAGCATTCACTTCTCTGCCAATTGCAGTGAGAACTACACTGTAAAGGAGGATCTCTGGGCGGAAAAAAACACTATTGCCCTCCCGGCTCTCCCCTGTGCAAGGATGGGGGCCAGAGTTGGAGACCACGTTGGTGGTTCTACCCTGCTGCTTCCGTGTCTTATTCAGGCCCCGTTTAATGCTCTCACCCACTTGGAAGCTAAGCTTAAAGTTTGCTTTTATCCCTGGCAGGCCTGAATGACCCAGCACCACATCCTGCCCAGACTGGTGACAACGGTGGCTGGAACAGCTTCCAGGTAatgtgctgggagctggggcagaaGGTGGGGACGGTGGTGGAAGCGACAAATGGAGTATGCAGGGAAACATCCCAAGTGTGATGGCTGCTGCTGATACACAACCCTACTTGGGGGGGCTCTCCTGTGCGCTCTTTCTACAGTCATCAGATAGCAACGAGCTCAGTATCACCCCTATCATGGCAACGCCACCAGTCAAAGCAGATGCTGGCGCATCCTCCCCCAAACCTTCTCCTTTCACCAGTGGCCTGGATGACCTGGACCTCCTGGGCAAGACTCTGCTGCAACAGTCTCTGCCTCCAGAGTCCCAGCAAGTGCGATGGTAAGCAGATCAATCTTGCATATCTCCccatcctttccttttctggggtGCTGGACATGACATTTCCATACCCCATTCCACTCCTGGCTCTCTCTTCCtacagggagaagcagcagccactCCCCCGGCTCACCCTGAGGGATCTCCAGAACAGGAGTAACTCTGGCACCACGGCTCACAATCCCAGCGCTCTGCCTGTGCTCCAGAGTGTTTCCCCTAACCCCACGTTGCCCCTGACCTCagagctgcctgcccctgctACGGTTCCAAAAGCTGCCACCACGCCAGCAGGAAGCGCTGCAGTCCCACCACGGCCTCCTGCCACCGCGCTGCCCCAGGAGATCTCACTGGCCAACATCACTGTGCCTCTGGAGTCAATCAAACCCAGTGAGCCAGGGCGAAAGAGGGGGGACAAGCATGGGGGGGAACAAACCATGTGCACGTGGAAGGGAAGACTGCGAGGAAACTTCTTGCTTGTTGGATTTTGTCGAGGTTCAGGAGGAGTAGTATCTCTTGTCACTTCTATAGAGTTTGGGTGATGGGGAAAGGTTGCTGCAGGGCCACTTCCCTCCTGGCTGACTGTCCCTGCTTTTCCCACAGGCAGCATTCTCCCTGTGACAGTGTATGACCAGCACGGCTTCCGCGTCCTCTTCCATTTCGCTAAGGATGCCCTGCCTGAGAGGCCTGACGTGCTTGTGGTGGTGATTTCTATGCTTAGCACGGCCCCGCAGCCCATCCGCAACATCGTCTTTCAGTCTGCCGTCCCCAAGGTAAggtggctgctggggctgagttccccaggctgggctgaagCGTGATTCTCCCTTTGCAGGAAAGGCAGGGTGGGTGGAGAGAGCTCTGTGGGGCTGAGAGCGAGTTGTGTTACCTTCAGGTTAGCAGGAACCAGGACAATGGTTTTCTCTTTGACTAGATAGTGGAAGCTCCCCAAGTATGGGAGCAGGGCTTCTGCCTGCCAAGTCCCCGTCAGGAATGTAGGATGCTCTTCTCTCTCCCTAGGTGATGAAGGTGAAGCTACAGCCTCCCTCAGGCACAGAGCTGCCGGCGTTCAACCCTATAGTCCACCCCAGTGCCATCACACAAGTCCTGCTGCTCGCTAACCCACAGAAGGTAACAGCACAGACCCTGGGGTGTGAACAGGCTAGTCTTGCTGCCTGGGCAAAAGCCTGGTTACCCTGTCCCACTTCCCTCTATTCTCTGCAGCTTCCTAGAGACCTGAGTGGTTTGTACCTCATGACTTACTTTTCCCCCCTTCTGACTGCTTATCCTTTCTCCCGTCTCCAGGAGAAAGTGAGGCTACGGTACAAGCTGACCTTCACCATGGGAGAGCAAACCTACAATGAAATGGGGGATGTGGACCAGTTTCCCCCACCGGAGTCCTGGGGAAACCTCTAGGGCTGCCGCACGTTGCAGGCACTACACTTGCAGAGTCCTTGGGAAGCCAGCCCTGCCGGGCTGGAGCAGCCCGAGGAGAtggggagggtgggtggggggctgCGGCTCACGCTCTATTCTCCAGATGGCCGGGTGAGGGCCAGAGGGAGCGTGCCTCAAGGAGGAGAGCAGAGACGCCAGGAGATGTTCATCCCACAAGACTAGGAGTGGAGTGAAAAGCTTCATGTGGGTGAACAGTTGCCTTCCCTGCTCTTCCAAAGGCGTCACTCCCTCCCTAGTCTGTCCAGCTTCTCTTCTAACCCTGCTTTCCCCCTAGGTGCAGTGGGGAACAAGGATGAGGAGCTTAACAGCCTCAGCCTGGGGCAAGGCCTAGCAAAGGAAGATCCTTTTCCTTGTCTGTCCCTGCTGTTCTTCCCAGCCCTTCAGCTGCTTCGTGCTCTGCAGTGCTCCCTcttgtcccccttgtcccctccttgGAGCTGGGCCCCGGTGGTTCCCTGTCTGGTGGGATCGCACTGGAGCTGGTGTGGAACAAGGTTGGACAGAGACTGGGTGTCTTTCCAGCACCAgagagcaggcagctgctcttGCTCTGGGGGGGATCAGGGGAGAGTTCTTCCCATATCCCCCTCCTGCCAGCTaccagcagagctggtggtgGGAGGTGGGCCCTGGGGTGGGagcctgggggctgggaaggtcTCTGTGTCTTCCCATCCCATCTGCAGCTGGAGCTCCTGAGCACTGAACCCCCCGCAGTGGGAGCCCACACTCTCCGTATGTGCTTTTATCTACCACAGCGAGctttgggggctgctgctggactTTGTCCCACATGCCAGCCCTGAGaggggtgtgctgggggggctgagtctccccgcagcctcctgcctaacagggagaggaagcagcacATGGTCTTCCtagccctggctgggctggagagtgtggtggggcagggggcttTCTCAGCTCCTCAGTGTCTTCTCACCGTGGGGTAGGTGATGGTCTGGGAGTCGAGGAGAGActggagcccagcccagcaccagggGGCACCACCAAGCTCTGCACTGGGAGCCCGGCTCTGTACTGGGGGGGCCTGGGTGGGTACAGCTGTGCCTTGCGCACCTTCACCCGCTGCCGTGGGCTGGCCTGGCTCcctgcggcggggagggggctcgCCCCAGCCGCCTGATCACTGTGACACAAGAGCGGGGATCTGCAGGCACGGAGGAGACCAGGGGGTGGCACATCCCAACCgattccccatccctgtgcgACTCGAGACCACAGGAGCTGCTTTCCCATACCTAAGCTGGTTTTAACAGGGCCTGATTTTAAAAGCAGGGGCAAGCTGTGCCCTGCGTTGGCTTGCCAGAGCTAGGAGGAGTGTGCGAGATGGTGAGCGGGGTGCCTCATGCTCTCAGCTTGGGGACAGCGAAGGTGAGGTGTCTTGGAGCTGGGCGCAGCGAGTGatagaggagagggggaaggaaagtcTTTACGCTGGGGTTCTGCTGTGTCTTACTTCCCTTTCTGGTCTCTTTTCAGGGTTTTGtatgggttttttctttgcagatcttGTTTGGTTCTTGACAGACTTGTAtatattttcagtgcaaaattctgtaaatggaagaaaacaaagaaacaaaaagatttaaaaagaaaacgcCCGGCGCGAAGAATCTGCTGTATTTATGGGAAATAAAGAGTTCTTTCCTgatcctctccctctgccctttgACCCAAGAAATGCATGTTCCCCTCGCCTTCCCTGACTGTGGAGGAGCTGATTCCACCCTGTGGAGGGGTCGTTTCCAGCTTGAATCCTGCATAATCACCCGTTGGTCCCCTAGGGCCTTGCTGTGATGGTTTCCCCACTCCCatgagcagggagaggggacggtGGAAGTCCCCCAGCTGCTCTCAATTCCTGTTTGAGAGCAGCACAGCCGCTTCCAGGCTGcaagctgcctgctgcctgcttccccccttcccccggggAGAGGCGGTGGGCAGGGGTTGATGTCCCACACCCCACGGGGAACAGGTCTTGGGCTTGCTCCCATGCCCCACACGGCTGTTTGCAGCTTCACCGCTGCCTGCAGCAacacctcttcctcttccccGGGGCTGCCTCTCGGATGTGGCTTCCCGGGGCAGTTTTGGTGCaagggtgcagggagggggatCTGCTCTGGcaagcagcagctcagggccGGGAGCAGGTTTCTGACATGGTATGGGAAGGAATagccacggctctccctggccatAGCTTGGtcacggctctccctggccatAGCTTGGCCACTGCCTAATGCAGCCAGCGAAGGGCTGGGGGAGCTTTTCTGTGTCTTTGCAATAGGTGC
Encoded here:
- the GGA1 gene encoding ADP-ribosylation factor-binding protein GGA1 isoform X2, with the protein product MSLLGVPTWLRHSQRASPGLVSGALYLGSRTPEKVKSKILELMYSWTLGLPHEVKISEAYQMLKKQGIVKCDPKLPDDTPFPPPPPRPKNIIFDDEEKSKILARLLKSSHPEDLRAANKLIKEMVQEDQKRMEKISKRVNAIEEVNNNVKLLTEMVTNYSKGETTESNEDLMKELYQRCERMRPMLFRLASDTEDNDEALAEILQANDNLTQVINLYKQLVRGEEINGETVSGPLRGSTSALLDLSGLDLPATGPSYPAMPTLSGGSAVPVPDQAGSVSLLDDELMSLGLNDPAPHPAQTGDNGGWNSFQSSDSNELSITPIMATPPVKADAGASSPKPSPFTSGLDDLDLLGKTLLQQSLPPESQQVRWEKQQPLPRLTLRDLQNRSNSGTTAHNPSALPVLQSVSPNPTLPLTSELPAPATVPKAATTPAGSAAVPPRPPATALPQEISLANITVPLESIKPSSILPVTVYDQHGFRVLFHFAKDALPERPDVLVVVISMLSTAPQPIRNIVFQSAVPKVMKVKLQPPSGTELPAFNPIVHPSAITQVLLLANPQKEKVRLRYKLTFTMGEQTYNEMGDVDQFPPPESWGNL
- the GGA1 gene encoding ADP-ribosylation factor-binding protein GGA1 isoform X1, producing the protein MVGTRRSGALDGSVRSRWLGGAGPGGCGETATARPCLAEEPLGPSAMEPETLEARINKATNPLNKDLDWDGINAFCEQLNKELEGPPLATRLLAHKIQSPQEWEAIQALTVLESCMKSCGKRFHDEVGKFRFLNELIKVVSPKYLGSRTPEKVKSKILELMYSWTLGLPHEVKISEAYQMLKKQGIVKCDPKLPDDTPFPPPPPRPKNIIFDDEEKSKILARLLKSSHPEDLRAANKLIKEMVQEDQKRMEKISKRVNAIEEVNNNVKLLTEMVTNYSKGETTESNEDLMKELYQRCERMRPMLFRLASDTEDNDEALAEILQANDNLTQVINLYKQLVRGEEINGETVSGPLRGSTSALLDLSGLDLPATGPSYPAMPTLSGGSAVPVPDQAGSVSLLDDELMSLGLNDPAPHPAQTGDNGGWNSFQSSDSNELSITPIMATPPVKADAGASSPKPSPFTSGLDDLDLLGKTLLQQSLPPESQQVRWEKQQPLPRLTLRDLQNRSNSGTTAHNPSALPVLQSVSPNPTLPLTSELPAPATVPKAATTPAGSAAVPPRPPATALPQEISLANITVPLESIKPSSILPVTVYDQHGFRVLFHFAKDALPERPDVLVVVISMLSTAPQPIRNIVFQSAVPKVMKVKLQPPSGTELPAFNPIVHPSAITQVLLLANPQKEKVRLRYKLTFTMGEQTYNEMGDVDQFPPPESWGNL